A genomic region of Paenibacillus sp. PL2-23 contains the following coding sequences:
- a CDS encoding DUF2627 domain-containing protein, with protein sequence MKLLISRFIAILFLVVPGVLACIGFLKIKDALFIYFSEFGNDAVTPNFQWLSFLLGVLMFAAGAGFIGGWIFFRDRKRNYVAPRFKEKRPRPPKPQA encoded by the coding sequence ATGAAATTGTTAATATCCCGGTTTATTGCTATTTTGTTTCTCGTTGTTCCCGGTGTACTGGCCTGCATCGGCTTTCTGAAAATAAAGGATGCCTTGTTCATCTATTTTTCGGAGTTTGGCAACGATGCCGTCACCCCTAATTTCCAATGGTTATCCTTTCTGCTCGGCGTCCTTATGTTCGCCGCAGGGGCCGGCTTTATTGGCGGTTGGATCTTCTTCCGCGACCGCAAACGGAATTATGTAGCGCCAAGATTCAAAGAGAAGCGCCCTCGACCGCCCAAGCCCCAGGCTTAG
- a CDS encoding mechanosensitive ion channel protein MscL — protein MTIVFDVVVDGKKQETIKPDKQKLQDIRAFMKEEAARLIRKYGSNVYVNRRFEY, from the coding sequence ATGACGATCGTGTTCGATGTCGTCGTAGACGGCAAGAAGCAAGAGACCATTAAGCCCGACAAGCAAAAGCTGCAGGATATCCGAGCGTTTATGAAGGAAGAAGCCGCTAGGCTTATCCGCAAATACGGAAGCAACGTGTATGTCAACCGCAGATTTGAATACTGA
- a CDS encoding diguanylate cyclase, giving the protein MKILNTLQDLIANFAIVTAYLFLVNQVILRKQHKNLPSSYQLKLQVGFMAGILGIILMVFTVKMNGTYVDFRQIAIILAAMFGGIIPAVLSGLIIGGVRLLAFGEVTTPTIVAAANTLVIAMMLGMIGRSSMSFWSKWTWSLLVCSVMTSAVFVINTGYNGMMTSAVYITMMALGGVFTAYLNEFLIKAKAQFEKIEREATVDYLTGLNNHRTFDERYQSLLQSATEKNECLSIALVDIDFFKRVNDQYGHGNGDLVLKQLGEILMKTTRSFDTVSRNGGEEFSVIMYDTPHKHSLQIAERLRHAVSRHRFRLNDGRTIPLTVSIGVATYPDTERELLLDDADKALYAAKLGGRNTVCSNQTSQI; this is encoded by the coding sequence TTGAAGATTTTGAACACCTTACAGGACTTGATAGCCAATTTTGCAATCGTTACTGCCTATCTCTTCCTGGTGAATCAAGTTATACTTCGCAAACAACATAAAAACTTACCTTCATCATACCAGCTGAAGCTTCAGGTGGGCTTTATGGCGGGTATCCTCGGCATCATTCTTATGGTGTTCACCGTCAAGATGAATGGCACTTACGTTGATTTTAGACAAATTGCTATTATTCTGGCAGCTATGTTCGGCGGCATAATTCCTGCTGTGCTATCAGGCCTAATCATTGGCGGGGTGCGCTTATTGGCGTTTGGTGAAGTGACGACACCTACAATTGTTGCAGCCGCGAATACTCTGGTCATTGCCATGATGCTTGGGATGATCGGCAGGAGCTCCATGTCCTTCTGGAGCAAATGGACCTGGTCTCTGCTAGTATGCAGTGTCATGACTTCTGCCGTTTTTGTGATCAACACCGGTTATAACGGTATGATGACGTCCGCTGTATACATAACCATGATGGCGCTTGGCGGCGTATTCACCGCTTACTTGAATGAGTTTTTGATCAAAGCGAAGGCGCAATTTGAGAAAATCGAGCGGGAAGCGACTGTGGATTATTTGACAGGGCTGAACAACCACCGTACCTTTGATGAACGGTATCAGTCGCTGCTGCAATCAGCAACGGAGAAAAACGAATGCTTGTCCATCGCGCTGGTTGATATCGATTTTTTCAAACGAGTGAATGATCAGTATGGGCATGGCAATGGGGATTTGGTGCTGAAGCAATTGGGAGAAATATTGATGAAAACAACGAGATCCTTCGATACTGTATCCAGAAACGGAGGGGAGGAGTTTTCGGTCATTATGTATGATACGCCGCACAAGCATTCGCTCCAAATTGCGGAAAGATTGCGGCATGCCGTAAGCCGGCATCGCTTCCGTCTGAATGACGGTCGGACCATTCCGTTAACGGTGTCGATCGGGGTGGCGACATATCCCGATACAGAGCGTGAGCTGCTGCTGGATGACGCGGATAAGGCGCTTTATGCGGCCAAGCTGGGGGGAAGGAACACCGTGTGCTCCAATCAAACATCACAGATTTGA
- the spo0A gene encoding sporulation transcription factor Spo0A has translation MHKIEVLLADDNREFTNLLSEYISEQSDMTVSGVAYNGEEVIRHLEQSRNVPDILILDIIMPHLDGLGVLERLREMNLSPMPKIIMLTAFGQENITQKAVQLGASYYILKPFDMEILANRIRQLVGNSSFTSSSSYSTGSSTVKSNVVPLAKGKNLDANITSIIHEIGVPAHIKGYQYLREAITMVYNNIEILGAITKTLYPAIAEKFKTTPSRVERAIRHAIEVAWTRGNIDSISHLFGYTINISKSKPTNSEFIAMVADKLRIEHKVS, from the coding sequence TTGCATAAGATCGAAGTATTATTGGCAGATGACAACCGAGAGTTTACAAACCTGTTATCGGAATATATATCCGAACAAAGTGATATGACAGTAAGCGGAGTCGCTTACAATGGAGAAGAGGTCATTCGTCACCTGGAGCAGTCCAGGAACGTTCCGGATATATTAATTCTGGATATTATTATGCCGCATCTGGACGGTCTGGGCGTACTTGAACGCTTGAGGGAAATGAATCTGTCGCCCATGCCCAAAATTATTATGCTAACGGCCTTCGGTCAAGAAAATATTACGCAAAAAGCCGTTCAGCTTGGCGCTTCCTATTACATATTGAAGCCATTCGATATGGAAATTCTAGCAAATCGGATTCGTCAGCTTGTCGGCAACTCGTCCTTCACTTCGTCCTCCAGCTACAGCACGGGCTCATCAACTGTGAAATCCAATGTGGTGCCGCTGGCCAAGGGCAAAAATTTGGACGCCAATATTACAAGCATTATTCATGAAATCGGTGTGCCAGCGCATATTAAGGGTTACCAATACCTGCGCGAGGCGATTACGATGGTATACAACAATATCGAAATATTAGGGGCTATTACCAAAACCCTGTATCCCGCCATTGCCGAGAAGTTCAAAACAACGCCTTCCCGCGTTGAACGTGCCATTCGCCATGCGATTGAGGTTGCTTGGACACGCGGCAATATTGACAGCATCAGCCATCTGTTCGGCTACACCATCAATATCAGCAAGTCCAAGCCAACCAACAGCGAATTCATCGCCATGGTGGCCGACAAGCTGCGCATCGAGCATAAAGTAAGCTAA